A section of the Gloeobacter violaceus PCC 7421 genome encodes:
- a CDS encoding GNAT family N-acetyltransferase has protein sequence MEKTVSLRPTAEADLDFVLAQEQSPNNRPYIRQWSVDEHRARLLDPDWAHLVIESEGEAVGYVILHGLRNSDDSLCLKRIVVARKGEGFGRRAVQQVKRFAFDRVGSHRLWLEVKDFNTAARHLYRSEGFVAEGIMRESARIGERYDSLIVMSILEQEYRPPTAADCTDTL, from the coding sequence ATGGAGAAAACCGTATCCCTCCGCCCTACGGCCGAAGCCGACCTCGATTTTGTCCTAGCACAGGAGCAAAGCCCCAACAACCGGCCCTACATCCGTCAATGGTCGGTAGACGAACACCGCGCCCGCCTGCTTGATCCGGACTGGGCGCACCTGGTGATCGAGTCGGAGGGCGAAGCGGTGGGCTATGTGATCTTGCACGGCCTGCGCAATTCAGATGACAGTTTGTGTTTGAAGCGCATCGTCGTTGCCCGCAAAGGCGAAGGCTTCGGTCGGCGGGCGGTGCAACAGGTCAAGCGCTTCGCCTTCGATCGGGTGGGCTCCCATCGGTTGTGGCTGGAGGTCAAAGATTTCAATACCGCCGCCAGGCACCTCTACAGGTCGGAAGGTTTTGTGGCGGAAGGAATAATGCGCGAGAGCGCCAGAATCGGTGAGCGGTACGATTCGCTGATTGTGATGTCCATTCTGGAGCAGGAATATCGCCCGCCAACGGCTGCAGACTGCACGGATACTCTGTGA
- a CDS encoding class I SAM-dependent methyltransferase, giving the protein METPPVDDSNPALRTLIAQRVAASPGGRLNFAQFMDLALYHPELGYYATHPGRIGGWGDYITAAHLGSDFGELLAVQAAQLWRHLGKPEGFDFVEMGAGQGLFAADFLRHAHANLPDFAAALDYRIVERSAAQLAEQRRVLAGLPVRWCDLEQIAPDSVAGCFFANELVDALPVHQFVVHRGELLEIYVALEGERDFVEVAAAPSTPRLAAFLDRCGIATAPLGEGYRSEVNLAALDWLEAVARRLARGYVLTVDYGYTARQYYAPQHRSGTLACYHRHRVHDNPYLHIGNQDITAHVNFTALQTHGAAYALRSLGFTRQSFFLLALGLGERLAALGAPGAIENNAQLNAALRRREALRTLVDPGSMGDFGVLIQGKNTDPDLPLAGLSLPAQTLS; this is encoded by the coding sequence ATGGAAACACCACCAGTAGACGATTCCAATCCCGCCCTGCGCACACTCATCGCGCAGCGGGTCGCAGCGAGCCCGGGCGGGCGGCTGAATTTTGCCCAGTTCATGGACCTGGCGCTCTACCATCCCGAACTCGGCTACTACGCCACGCACCCGGGGCGCATCGGCGGGTGGGGCGATTACATCACGGCTGCGCACCTGGGAAGCGACTTCGGCGAACTGTTGGCCGTTCAGGCCGCCCAGCTGTGGCGGCATCTGGGAAAACCCGAGGGTTTCGACTTCGTGGAGATGGGAGCGGGACAGGGGCTGTTTGCCGCCGATTTTTTGCGCCATGCCCACGCAAACCTGCCGGATTTTGCCGCTGCCCTCGACTACCGGATTGTCGAGCGCTCTGCAGCACAGCTCGCCGAGCAGCGCCGGGTGCTTGCCGGTCTGCCGGTGCGTTGGTGCGATTTGGAGCAAATTGCCCCCGACTCGGTGGCAGGCTGTTTTTTTGCCAACGAGCTGGTGGACGCGCTGCCGGTGCACCAGTTCGTCGTCCACCGGGGGGAGTTGCTCGAGATTTATGTCGCCCTTGAAGGGGAGCGCGATTTTGTCGAGGTGGCGGCAGCCCCTTCCACCCCCCGCCTCGCAGCCTTTCTCGATCGCTGCGGCATAGCGACAGCGCCACTGGGCGAGGGTTACCGCAGCGAGGTGAATCTGGCGGCCCTCGACTGGCTCGAGGCGGTGGCCCGGCGGCTGGCGCGCGGCTATGTGCTCACCGTCGATTACGGCTACACCGCCCGCCAGTACTACGCTCCCCAGCACCGCAGCGGCACGCTCGCCTGCTACCACCGCCACCGGGTCCACGACAATCCGTACCTGCACATCGGCAACCAGGACATCACCGCCCACGTCAACTTCACCGCCCTCCAAACCCACGGTGCCGCCTATGCTCTTCGGAGCCTGGGTTTTACCCGCCAGAGCTTCTTTTTGCTCGCTCTGGGTCTCGGGGAGCGGCTCGCGGCCTTGGGTGCCCCCGGGGCCATCGAGAACAACGCCCAACTCAACGCAGCGCTGCGGCGACGGGAGGCGCTGCGCACCCTGGTCGATCCCGGCAGCATGGGCGATTTCGGCGTGCTGATCCAGGGCAAAAACACCGATCCGGACCTGCCGCTCGCGGGTCTTTCGCTACCCGCTCAAACTCTGTCTTAG
- a CDS encoding M15 family metallopeptidase codes for MTDFDDIPVIQRAAATAPIPVPTTKRPLPKPPVLAAVAGMVVAVGLGLFLLLPKPGEESPKAAQASAPASGAKSASAPAGTLLGHYRYKEAFRGDLVQIDFWRDTDRPILLHKGAVESYRQLVQAARAEGVILVTLSGFRSERYQQEVYARQLGKAGTTSTATLINAPPGYSEHHTGYAIDFGDGTVPGANLRPRFEQTVAFRWLTANARKFGFEMSFPKDNPQRVSYEPWHWRYVGDKRSIETFYLGKGR; via the coding sequence ATGACTGATTTCGACGACATCCCGGTAATCCAGCGCGCCGCTGCGACGGCGCCGATACCTGTCCCGACGACGAAGCGCCCGCTTCCCAAGCCTCCGGTGCTCGCCGCGGTGGCCGGTATGGTGGTTGCCGTGGGTCTGGGGTTATTTTTGTTATTGCCCAAGCCCGGGGAAGAGTCGCCCAAGGCGGCCCAGGCGAGTGCCCCTGCGAGTGGTGCAAAGTCGGCGAGCGCGCCTGCGGGCACGCTGCTTGGCCACTACCGCTACAAAGAAGCTTTCAGGGGCGATCTGGTGCAGATTGACTTCTGGCGGGACACCGACCGGCCCATCTTGTTGCACAAGGGGGCGGTGGAGAGTTACCGACAGCTGGTGCAGGCGGCCCGCGCGGAGGGGGTGATTTTGGTGACGCTCTCGGGATTCCGCTCCGAGCGCTACCAGCAAGAAGTTTACGCGCGCCAGTTGGGCAAAGCCGGCACCACCAGCACCGCCACGCTCATCAACGCTCCGCCCGGCTACTCCGAGCACCACACCGGCTACGCCATCGACTTTGGCGACGGTACCGTGCCAGGGGCGAATCTCAGGCCGCGCTTCGAGCAGACCGTCGCCTTTCGCTGGCTCACCGCCAACGCCCGCAAGTTCGGCTTCGAGATGTCCTTTCCCAAGGACAATCCCCAACGGGTGAGCTACGAGCCCTGGCACTGGCGCTACGTGGGCGACAAGCGCAGCATCGAGACGTTTTATCTGGGCAAGGGCCGTTAG
- the nuoB gene encoding NADH-quinone oxidoreductase subunit NuoB has protein sequence MFNDRPQTDRMFFPPERPEVTSELSNNVVLTTLNDLYNWARLSSVWPLMYGTACCFIEFAGLIGSRFDFDRFGLVPRASPRQADLIITAGTITMKFAPALVTLYQQMPEPKYVIAMGACTITGGMFSTDSPTTVRGVDKLIPVDVYIPGCPPRPEAIFDAIIKLRKKMATEDFRERYDTIAQTHRYYTAAHRMKAVADPLTSEYIRLESRQAAPPALAAAIEMGIPLDLQRTPQLEEQIRDGEHRDARA, from the coding sequence ATGTTCAACGACCGACCGCAGACCGACCGGATGTTCTTTCCGCCCGAACGCCCGGAAGTAACCAGCGAACTGAGCAACAACGTGGTGCTCACGACGCTCAACGATCTGTACAACTGGGCGCGGCTTTCGAGCGTCTGGCCTCTGATGTACGGCACGGCCTGCTGCTTTATCGAATTTGCCGGACTGATCGGCTCGCGCTTCGACTTCGACCGCTTCGGGCTGGTGCCCCGCGCCTCACCGCGCCAGGCGGACCTGATCATCACCGCAGGCACGATCACGATGAAATTTGCCCCGGCCCTGGTGACGCTCTACCAGCAGATGCCCGAGCCCAAGTACGTGATCGCCATGGGCGCGTGCACGATCACCGGCGGCATGTTCTCCACCGACTCGCCCACCACCGTGCGCGGCGTCGATAAGCTCATACCGGTGGACGTGTACATTCCGGGTTGCCCGCCCAGGCCCGAGGCGATCTTCGATGCGATCATCAAATTGCGCAAGAAGATGGCCACCGAGGATTTTCGCGAGCGCTACGACACAATTGCCCAGACCCACCGCTACTACACCGCCGCGCACCGGATGAAGGCCGTGGCCGACCCGCTCACCAGTGAGTACATTCGCCTGGAAAGCCGCCAGGCCGCCCCGCCCGCCCTGGCCGCCGCCATCGAGATGGGCATTCCCCTGGACTTGCAGCGCACGCCCCAACTGGAGGAGCAGATCCGCGATGGAGAACACCGAGACGCCCGCGCCTGA
- a CDS encoding NAD(P)H-quinone oxidoreductase subunit J codes for MENTETPAPEGAQTGTEITPIEPGPTSRWLAEHDLPHAFLGFALDGVELVGVEPEHLPMVGKALHDQGYNYLRLMCGYDEGPGERLVSVYGLTHCYDDADKPPEVRLKVFLDRADPRVSSVYWIWKAADWQERETYDMYGIVYEGHPNLIRILNMEDMVGWPLRKDYVTPGFYEVQDAF; via the coding sequence ATGGAGAACACCGAGACGCCCGCGCCTGAGGGGGCGCAAACCGGCACCGAGATTACCCCGATCGAGCCGGGGCCGACCTCCCGCTGGCTCGCCGAGCACGACTTGCCCCACGCATTTTTGGGCTTTGCCCTGGACGGGGTCGAACTGGTGGGCGTCGAACCCGAGCACCTGCCCATGGTCGGCAAAGCCCTGCACGATCAGGGCTACAACTATCTCAGGCTGATGTGCGGCTACGACGAGGGGCCGGGCGAGCGGCTGGTGAGCGTCTATGGCCTTACCCACTGCTACGACGACGCTGACAAACCGCCGGAGGTGCGCCTCAAGGTCTTTCTCGACCGTGCTGACCCGCGCGTGTCCTCGGTCTACTGGATCTGGAAGGCGGCGGACTGGCAGGAGCGCGAGACCTACGACATGTACGGCATCGTCTACGAAGGCCACCCCAACCTCATCCGCATCCTGAACATGGAAGATATGGTGGGCTGGCCATTGCGCAAAGATTATGTGACGCCGGGATTTTACGAGGTTCAGGACGCATTTTAG
- the gltX gene encoding glutamate--tRNA ligase, translating to MNFEQYESAYPPRALPPGAWVTRIGPSPTGKAHIGTALQAVINRSLADGSGGAFLLRIEDTDRERFVEGAIEDLLAALDWLGIRPDESVAHGGAYGPYVQSERLPIYQAAARQLVEVGHAYYCFCTPERLESVRMAQQAAGKPTMYDRHCRNLGREEVEKRLATGEKAVVRLKVPDGTEIAFDDLARGRIAFESQTIDDSVLLKSDGFPTYHLAVVVDDHLMRVNQIIRGEEWIPSTPKHVLLYQYFGWPMPRIAHTPILRDMSRRKLSKRSGDTSITGYRVQGYLPEGLRNFLTRIIWPHPEGKDVYDHEEFVRLFKAEDLPNTGPIVDPQLLDFINGQYLRRLSSAELYTATVEYLKFLLGLHQDIIFETYHPSAPIKQTLTRAELGSFYSAFTANPTYTERVLTLEPERYKRLSDIVVSTGFFFPALFTPADPKLLAKPLGSPEKAGALLGEYLRLYRPDAAQAEWEQSVRELAHEAGVKDGKLFMTLRVAVTGREQTPPLFEVLTILGGDEVQRRLELAAAMPVSL from the coding sequence ATGAATTTTGAGCAGTACGAGTCCGCCTACCCGCCCCGGGCTTTACCCCCGGGCGCGTGGGTGACCCGCATCGGGCCGAGCCCGACGGGCAAGGCCCACATCGGCACGGCCCTGCAGGCGGTGATCAACCGGTCCCTGGCCGACGGCAGCGGCGGCGCCTTTTTGCTGCGCATCGAGGACACCGACCGCGAGCGCTTCGTCGAAGGCGCCATCGAAGATCTGCTCGCGGCCCTCGACTGGTTGGGGATCCGGCCGGACGAAAGCGTCGCCCATGGCGGGGCCTACGGCCCCTATGTCCAGAGCGAGCGGCTGCCCATCTACCAGGCGGCCGCCCGGCAACTGGTGGAAGTGGGGCACGCCTACTATTGTTTTTGCACGCCGGAGCGGCTCGAATCGGTGCGCATGGCCCAGCAGGCGGCGGGCAAACCGACCATGTACGATCGCCACTGCCGCAATCTGGGTCGCGAGGAAGTCGAGAAGCGGCTCGCGACCGGTGAAAAAGCGGTCGTGCGCCTGAAGGTGCCCGACGGCACCGAGATCGCCTTCGACGATCTGGCGCGCGGCCGGATCGCCTTCGAGTCCCAGACGATCGACGACAGCGTGCTGCTCAAGTCCGACGGCTTTCCCACCTACCACCTGGCGGTGGTGGTGGACGATCACCTGATGCGGGTGAATCAGATTATCCGTGGCGAGGAGTGGATTCCTTCGACCCCCAAGCACGTGCTTTTGTACCAGTACTTTGGCTGGCCGATGCCGCGCATCGCCCACACGCCCATCCTGCGCGACATGAGCCGCCGCAAACTCTCCAAGCGCAGCGGCGACACGTCGATCACCGGCTATCGGGTGCAGGGGTACTTGCCCGAGGGGCTGCGCAACTTTCTCACGCGGATCATCTGGCCCCACCCGGAGGGCAAGGACGTCTACGACCACGAAGAATTCGTGCGGTTATTCAAGGCGGAAGATCTGCCCAACACCGGTCCCATCGTCGATCCACAGCTGCTCGATTTCATCAACGGCCAGTATCTGCGCCGACTTTCGTCTGCAGAACTTTACACCGCGACGGTGGAATATCTGAAATTCTTGCTGGGCTTGCATCAGGACATCATCTTCGAGACTTACCACCCTTCTGCTCCCATCAAACAGACCCTGACGCGCGCCGAACTGGGATCGTTCTATTCGGCGTTCACGGCCAACCCGACTTACACCGAGCGGGTACTGACATTGGAGCCGGAGCGCTACAAGCGCCTGAGCGACATTGTCGTCAGTACCGGCTTTTTCTTCCCAGCGTTGTTTACCCCGGCGGACCCGAAACTCCTCGCCAAACCCCTGGGAAGCCCCGAGAAGGCAGGAGCATTGCTGGGTGAATACCTGAGACTCTACCGGCCGGACGCCGCGCAGGCCGAGTGGGAGCAGAGCGTGCGCGAACTGGCCCACGAAGCCGGGGTCAAAGACGGCAAGCTCTTCATGACCCTCCGCGTCGCCGTCACCGGCCGCGAGCAGACACCGCCCCTGTTCGAGGTGCTCACGATCCTGGGAGGAGACGAGGTGCAGCGCCGCCTAGAACTGGCTGCTGCGATGCCGGTGTCTCTGTAG
- a CDS encoding type II toxin-antitoxin system VapC family toxin → MAYLLDTCVVSELIRPAPEARVLAFMEPLDPEACYLSALTVGELGRGIERMPASKRKETLKAWLHGQLLVTYADRIWPVDTDVAHCWAELSAALEAVGRTLPLFDSLIAATAVVHRAAIVTRNIQDFNAAGVSVVNPWDGYTLHPPTEI, encoded by the coding sequence ATGGCTTATCTGTTGGACACGTGTGTGGTCTCAGAATTGATCAGACCGGCTCCAGAAGCCAGGGTGCTTGCGTTTATGGAGCCGCTTGATCCCGAGGCGTGCTACCTCAGTGCTTTGACTGTCGGGGAGCTGGGCAGGGGTATCGAACGCATGCCCGCTTCGAAGCGCAAAGAAACGCTCAAAGCCTGGTTGCACGGGCAACTACTGGTGACCTACGCCGATCGGATCTGGCCTGTGGATACAGATGTCGCGCATTGCTGGGCTGAGCTGAGTGCGGCCCTTGAAGCTGTGGGCAGAACCTTGCCGTTGTTTGATTCGCTCATTGCCGCTACAGCCGTTGTTCACCGGGCTGCGATCGTCACTCGCAATATCCAGGATTTTAATGCCGCCGGGGTGTCGGTCGTAAACCCGTGGGACGGCTACACCCTTCACCCGCCAACGGAGATATAG
- a CDS encoding NAD(P)H-quinone oxidoreductase subunit H yields the protein MVTIETRADQMVLNLGPHHPSTHGVLRLIVTLDGENVVDCRPVLGYLHRGMEKIGENRTIIQYLPYCSRWDYAAAMMNEAPVVNAPEAMAGVKVPRRASYIRVIMLELSRIANHLLWVGPFLLDMGAQSPFFYILRERELILDLFEAATGLRMVGNNYFRVGGVTVDLPYGWVDKAHDLCDVIPGKIDEYERLITNNPIFRRRIENLGYISREDAINWGLSGPMLRASGVKWDLRKVDHYEIYDELDWDIAWDTGGDCLARYIVRIKEMRESVKIIRQALDQLPGGPYEQLEARRLAEGPKSEWNSFDYQFIGKKSSPTFKIPTGEYYARSEEAKGELGIYVVGRDDTTPWRWKIRTPDFANLAILPMILQGTKVADLVVVLGSIDIIMGSVDR from the coding sequence ATGGTCACCATCGAAACCCGCGCCGACCAGATGGTCCTCAATCTAGGACCGCACCACCCTTCCACCCATGGCGTACTGCGGCTCATCGTCACCCTCGACGGCGAGAACGTCGTTGATTGCCGGCCGGTGTTGGGTTACTTGCACCGCGGCATGGAGAAAATCGGCGAGAACCGCACGATTATCCAGTATTTGCCCTACTGTTCGCGCTGGGATTACGCGGCGGCGATGATGAACGAAGCGCCCGTGGTCAACGCTCCGGAGGCGATGGCCGGGGTAAAGGTGCCGCGCCGGGCGAGTTATATCCGCGTGATCATGCTCGAACTGTCGCGCATCGCCAATCACCTGCTGTGGGTGGGGCCGTTCTTGCTCGACATGGGAGCGCAGTCGCCGTTTTTCTATATCCTGCGCGAACGCGAATTGATTCTCGACCTGTTCGAGGCGGCCACCGGGCTGCGCATGGTGGGCAACAATTATTTTCGCGTCGGCGGGGTAACGGTGGATTTGCCCTACGGCTGGGTCGACAAGGCCCATGACCTTTGCGACGTGATACCGGGAAAGATCGACGAGTACGAACGGCTGATCACCAACAACCCGATCTTCCGCCGCCGCATCGAAAACTTAGGCTATATCAGCCGCGAGGATGCAATCAACTGGGGGCTATCCGGGCCGATGCTGCGCGCCTCGGGCGTCAAGTGGGATCTTAGAAAAGTCGATCACTACGAAATCTACGACGAACTGGACTGGGATATCGCCTGGGACACCGGCGGCGACTGTCTGGCGCGCTACATCGTGCGCATCAAAGAGATGCGCGAGTCGGTCAAAATTATTCGTCAGGCCCTCGATCAGTTGCCCGGCGGTCCATACGAGCAACTGGAGGCACGCCGTCTTGCCGAGGGGCCGAAGTCGGAGTGGAACAGTTTCGACTACCAGTTCATCGGTAAAAAGTCTTCGCCGACCTTCAAAATTCCTACGGGCGAATATTACGCCCGCTCGGAAGAAGCGAAGGGTGAATTGGGCATCTACGTCGTCGGCCGCGACGACACGACGCCCTGGCGCTGGAAGATCCGCACGCCGGATTTTGCCAACCTGGCTATCTTGCCGATGATTTTGCAGGGCACGAAGGTCGCAGATTTGGTCGTGGTTCTCGGTTCAATCGACATCATCATGGGCTCGGTCGACCGCTGA
- a CDS encoding type II toxin-antitoxin system Phd/YefM family antitoxin, whose amino-acid sequence MDSQETPVQAVQSTWQLQEAKNQFSKVVDLAVTVGPQIVTRHGEPVAVILSVAQYRKLTVPRQSLVDFLRSSPLVGAQIDLRRTEVDERWPVALDFQ is encoded by the coding sequence GTGGATTCGCAAGAGACACCGGTTCAAGCTGTGCAGAGCACCTGGCAGCTGCAAGAAGCAAAAAACCAATTTTCAAAGGTTGTGGACTTGGCCGTAACTGTAGGGCCACAGATTGTCACTCGCCATGGCGAGCCTGTGGCAGTAATCCTGTCGGTGGCTCAGTACCGTAAACTGACCGTGCCGCGCCAATCGCTCGTCGATTTTTTGCGCTCTTCGCCGCTGGTAGGAGCGCAAATCGACCTCAGGCGTACTGAAGTAGACGAGCGTTGGCCGGTTGCGCTCGATTTTCAATAG